A window of Diadema setosum chromosome 2, eeDiaSeto1, whole genome shotgun sequence contains these coding sequences:
- the LOC140239794 gene encoding uncharacterized protein, translated as MEEYFQKATERFERMISSAVENFLDKLHQLELNLGASLEFERKRVDDLVENQKGMKSKLEAMEKEIAELQLEVQRNKAANNKSERFSRRNNIRLVGIPEAPQGEREDPVTIVEEILHSKFKVKTKVERAHRDGKKVEGRPRHILVKLLSYRDKVDIMRRARETLKDERYFITDDLTPTDLEEKKKWTKQVQDLYNKGTKLKFYSGKWRQAGGIPFNFE; from the coding sequence ATGGAAGAATATTTTCAGAAGGCAACTGAGAGGTTCGAGAGGATGATCAGCAGTGCGGTGGAGAACTTCCTGGATAAGCTGCACCAGCTCGAGCTGAATCTTGGAGCTTCGTTGGAATTTGAGCGGAAGCGTGTAGACGACCTGGTGGAAAATCAAAAGGGCATGAAAAGCAAATTAGAAGCCATGGAAAAAGAAATAGCAGAGCTCCAACTGGAAGTTCAGAGAAACAAAGCGGCCAACAACAAAAGCGAGAGGTTCTCCAGAAGAAACAACATCAGGCTGGTGGGTATTCCGGAAGCTCCTCAAGGCGAACGCGAAGATCCTGTCACCATAGTGGAGGAGATCCTCCATTCCAAGTTTAAGGTGAAGACGAAAGTGGAGAGAGCCCATCGTGACGGGAAAAAAGTCGAAGGTCGTCCCAGGCATATTCTAGTGAAGCTTCTCTCGTATAGAGATAAGGTCGACATCATGCGCCGTGCCCGCGAGACCCTGAAGGATGAAAGGTATTTCATCACAGATGATCTCACCCCAACGGAcctggaggaaaaaaagaagtggaCAAAACAAGTTCAGGATCTATACAACAAAGgaacaaaactgaagttttaCTCCGGCAAATGGCGACAGGCTGGTGGCATCCCCTTCAACTTTGAGTGA